One genomic region from Gossypium hirsutum isolate 1008001.06 chromosome D13, Gossypium_hirsutum_v2.1, whole genome shotgun sequence encodes:
- the LOC107919048 gene encoding late embryogenesis abundant protein D-34-like, producing the protein MSQQQLRKPEEEEAIKYGDVFDVQGKLAEKPVAPKDAAMMQMAENALLGETKKGCAAAAMVSAAMKNEKAGFVGHQDVNVDSGVTVEETHLAGKRIITESIDNEVIGQYSQAAPLTSGPYSSCEQSEEEGGGGPITIGEALEATALTAGNKPVEWSDAAAIQAAEVRATGRTSIMPGGVAAAAQSAATLNARASREEEKTKLCDVLSNATERLGSDKAATRRDAEGVAVAELRNDPTLTTHPAGVSASVTAAARLNDQISK; encoded by the exons ATGAGCCAACAACAACTTAGGAAGCCTGAAGAAGAAGAAGCGATCAAATACGGAGATGTGTTCGATGTACAAGGGAAACTTGCCGAGAAGCCGGTGGCGCCTAAAGATGCCGCCATGATGCAGATGGCGGAGAACGCCTTGCTTGGCGAAACCAAGAAGGGTTGCGCAGCCGCCGCCATGGTATCTGCGGCAATGAAGAATGAGAAAGCCGGATTTGTTGGTCACCAAGATGTCAATGTCGACAGTGGTGTTACTGTTGAAGAGACTCATCTCGCTGGCAAACGTATAATCACAGAGTCTATTGATAATGAG GTTATCGGACAATATAGCCAGGCAGCTCCGTTGACATCGGGACCTTACTCGTCTTGTGAACAGAGTGAGGAAGAGGGTGGGGGTGGTCCAATCACTATTGGAGAAGCACTGGAAGCAACGGCTCTCACAGCAGGGAATAAGCCGGTGGAATGGAGTGATGCTGCTGCCATACAGGCTGCGGAAGTGAGAGCAACCGGTCGTACCTCCATAATGCCAGGTGGGGTTGCTGCTGCTGCTCAGTCGGCTGCCACTCTCAATGCTAGGGCGAGTAGAGAAGAGGAGAAAACCAAGTTGTGTGATGTCCTATCG AATGCAACAGAAAGGTTGGGATCAGATAAGGCAGCAACAAGAAGAGATGCAGAAGGGGTGGCGGTTGCAGAGCTGAGGAATGATCCAACCCTCACCACACATCCTGCCGGTGTTTCAGCTTCTGTGACAGCAGCTGCTAGGCTCAACGACCAAATTTCCAAATGA